The genomic window CACGGCCAACCTCttgaagcatttcatcactagatatgagtgctactgtACGATagacattaaggcagctcacactgctcgtCTTGGGCACTGGgtaattgttgccttttgaagAGTGAGAACTTCTgaccgtagcagtgagagattgaacatGTCCTTGAatccctgccagttggttggcacaagttttcagagcctttcaggtactccattggggtgGGAGGTTTAGAAGAGGAGGAGGAACCACATTTTATattaaggagatgaggtgagaatgGCTCAATTGTAAACGGAGAGTGGAGTAGCAGTTTTCTCTGATGTAGAGAAAACATATGATATGATGTGAAAGGAAGGTTTGATCATTATATTATATTAATTGGGAATTACAGGTTGAAAGCTAAATTGGAAAAAAGTTTTTATAACTGGTTGATTGATCATGTTACAAGTAGGGAACTCTACATTAAGTAAACAGATTGTGGAAAATGGAACCCCTCAGGGAAGTGTTGTTAGTCCATTATTATTTACCATAATGATAAATGATATATTTTCTAATATAAACAGCAGCATCAGCATATCATTATTTGCAGATGATGGAGCGATGTGGAAAAGGGGTGGGACTGTGAAATTTATACTATGGAAACTGTAAGAGGCATAGTTAAGGTGTAAGATCGAGCATCAAAATGGTGATTCATATCTTCAGCAAAGAAATCCAAAATAATGTTTTTCACTAGGAAGCAGATAGAACACTTCAGACTAAAATTTCATGGTAGAGAATTAGAAAGTGTGAATTCCTTCAAATTGTTGGAATTTGGTTTGATAAGACACATGGATTAACAAGATCATTACTGACTATGGAAGCATGGAATATGGATCAGTACCACACAGTATGCTCAAGAAACTGGATATGATTCAAAGTCAAACATTAAGGTTAATCATTGGGCCAATAAGGCCAACATCAGTGGTGAGAATGCAGGTGGAGTTGGGAGAGACACCTCTGGATGTGAGAAGAACACAACTTGAGTTAAcattgccacccccccccccaccctgtttCCCTGCTCATGATGAGCTCTTATGCCTATCACTGTCAAGAGCTCCGAACTCTGCCCTGTACTGACCCGTCTCTGGGTTCTGATCCTGCTCTCTGAACACCCAACTAATGATTTCATTATGCTTTCAGACTTCAGAGGACAGTGGCGTATTCTGACAAcccatctgtgtgaaaaacagCCCATTGGAAGAAGTGAGAATAACCCATAACTTTGAAATGAGCAgggaataaggaggttaactactAATGTCATTTTCCCTTGGTCCAGATATTTGAGGGACAAAAAACATGTCAGAAATAACTGAAGTCAGCTTGTCTTCTTCAAAATCAAGGGAAacatcttcacccacagagtggtgatgGTTTCGAACCCATCAGTGAGAGTGACGGGTGAACAGCGAACAGCAGGGATAGATTTAAAAGCAGTGTCATGGAACGGATAAGCTGGCTACTACTGTACACTGGATGTATTATAGATTCACTAAGGAGCTGAGAGAGTTTGAAAtaaaactgatttatttgtcacagatccagaatattaaacaccatacccattaaaggtgaacatcagcagaagaaactcctgcAAAACCCAGTGatccagcagcaataattgcagagttcaacaTCAAGTCACTTTTGAACTCGCTCGCTCTGGATTCAGCCACTGTCATGGTTAAATGTCCAGCAGGCAACTTATTTCACAtttttcccagtgtgaactcggtAGTGCGTCACGAGGTTGGATGACTgactgaattccttcccacattcagagcagatgaacggtcgctccccagtgtgaactcgccggTGTAGCTTGAGTTGAGTTGAGTGGGGGaaccccttcccacaatctgaacaggtgaatggtttctccccagtgtgaactcgctggtgttgcTTCAGTTGAGTTGAGTGAGGGaaacccttcccacaatctgagcaggtaaatggtttctccccagtgtgaactgactggtgtctgtgTAGGCTGGATGAGctagtgaatgccttcccacattcagagcaggtgaatggcctctctccagtgtgaattcgccgGTGTAGTTTCAGCTCAGAGGACACAGGGAATCCCttaccacagtctgagcaggtgaatggtttctccccggTATGAATTGACTGGTGTCTTTGTTGGCCGTATAAGCtggtgaatgccttcccacattcagagcaggtgaacggcttctccccagtgtgaactcgctggtgtcgcTTCAGTGGAGAAGCTTCAGCGAACCCCTTCCCACAatgtgagcaggtgaatggcttctccccagtgtgaactcgctggtgtgtgtGTAGGTGGGACGGccgattgaatcccttcccacattcagagcaggtgaatagcATCTCTCCAGTGTGGATTCGCAGATGATCCTTCAGTTGacatgactgaatgaatcccttcccacagtctgagcagatgaacggcctctccccagtgtgaactaaccggtgtctctgtaggttgcataactgagtgtatcccttcccacagtcggagCAGGTGTATAGcctgtccccagtgtgaacttgctggtgttcCAATAGGgaagatgaccgagtgaatcccttcccacagtctgagcaggtgaacggcctctccccagtgtgaacccgctggtgtaAATGTAGGTAGGATggccgagtgaatccctttccacattcagagcaggtgaaggGCCTCActcctgtgtgaactgactggtgtagcTTCAGATGAAACGaccgagtgaatcgcttcccacagtctgagcaggcgaatggtttctctccggtgtgaactaactggtgtttcagtaggtaagatgactgactgaatcccttcccacagtctgagcaggcgaatgccatctccccagtgtgaactgtttggtgtgtctgtaggttggatgagtgagtgaatctcttcccacagtctgggcagaCGTACGCCCTCTGTCCAGTGTAAACCCACTCGTTTGTCAGTggatcagatgaccgagtgaatatCTTCCCACACACAGGACATTTGAATGGTCCGTCTCCCTTGTGAACTCACTAGTGTGTCTGTGGGTGGGC from Mobula birostris isolate sMobBir1 chromosome 29, sMobBir1.hap1, whole genome shotgun sequence includes these protein-coding regions:
- the LOC140190064 gene encoding uncharacterized protein; its protein translation is MAFACSDCGKGFSQSSYLLKHQLVHTGEKPFACSDCGKRFTRSFHLKLHQSVHTGVRPFTCSECGKGFTRPSYLHLHQRVHTGERPFTCSDCGKGFTRSSSLLEHQQVHTGDRLYTCSDCGKGYTQLCNLQRHRLVHTGERPFICSDCGKGFIQSCQLKDHLRIHTGEMLFTCSECGKGFNRPSHLHTHQRVHTGEKPFTCSHCGKGFAEASPLKRHQRVHTGEKPFTCSECGKAFTSLYGQQRHQSIHTGEKPFTCSDCGKGFPVSSELKLHRRIHTGERPFTCSECGKAFTSSSSLHRHQSVHTGEKPFTCSDCGKGFPHSTQLKQHQRVHTGEKPFTCSDCGKGFPHSTQLKLHRRVHTGERPFICSECGKEFSQSSNLVTHYRVHTGKNVK